In Chitinophaga sp. HK235, a single window of DNA contains:
- the hisC gene encoding histidinol-phosphate transaminase, whose product MFNLESLLRENIKRLVPYSSARDEFKGEASVFLDANENSFGSPLPVNYNRYPDPMQWPLKYKLADIKGVPPQNIFIGNGSDEAIDVLFRAFCNPGGIDNVVLCPPTYGMYEVSAHINDVIIRKVSLTPDFQLDIEGLQEAIDENTKLVFICSPNNPTGNTIHRSDIELVLNNFDGIVVIDEAYINFSRQKSFIQELTEYPNLVVLQTLSKAWGLAGLRVGMAFAGEDIINVFNKVKPPYNIGQATQELALQALDNVSRVNEWIREIVIERDLLSAGLEQLPMVLKVYPSDANFVLVQTTDAKGIYHFLTQRGIVVRDRSKVELCMGCLRITVGTPAENLQLLETLKSYNPKTETPVSA is encoded by the coding sequence ATGTTTAATCTGGAATCCCTGCTCAGGGAAAATATAAAACGACTGGTACCTTATTCTTCCGCAAGAGATGAGTTTAAAGGAGAAGCTTCCGTTTTCCTGGATGCCAACGAAAACAGCTTCGGATCGCCGTTGCCGGTTAATTACAACCGCTATCCCGATCCTATGCAGTGGCCGCTGAAATACAAGCTGGCAGATATCAAAGGAGTACCGCCGCAGAATATCTTCATCGGCAATGGCAGTGATGAAGCTATCGACGTGCTGTTCCGCGCTTTCTGCAACCCCGGCGGCATAGACAATGTAGTGCTCTGTCCGCCTACCTACGGCATGTACGAGGTGAGCGCCCACATCAATGATGTGATCATCCGTAAGGTAAGCCTCACACCTGATTTTCAGCTGGATATAGAAGGACTGCAAGAGGCCATCGATGAAAACACCAAACTGGTTTTTATCTGTTCTCCTAACAATCCTACCGGTAACACCATTCACCGCAGTGATATTGAACTGGTGCTGAACAACTTCGACGGTATCGTAGTGATTGATGAAGCTTATATCAATTTCTCCCGTCAGAAAAGTTTCATCCAGGAACTGACCGAATATCCTAACCTGGTAGTGCTGCAAACACTGTCAAAAGCCTGGGGCCTCGCCGGTTTGCGCGTAGGGATGGCTTTTGCCGGAGAAGATATTATTAATGTGTTTAACAAGGTGAAGCCACCGTACAACATCGGGCAGGCCACTCAGGAACTGGCACTGCAGGCACTGGACAACGTAAGCCGGGTGAATGAATGGATACGCGAAATCGTGATCGAGCGCGACCTGCTCTCAGCGGGCCTGGAACAGCTGCCTATGGTACTGAAGGTATATCCCAGTGATGCCAATTTTGTGCTGGTACAGACTACAGACGCTAAAGGGATCTACCATTTCCTTACTCAGCGCGGCATTGTGGTGCGCGACAGGTCCAAGGTGGAACTGTGTATGGGCTGCCTCCGCATCACCGTAGGCACACCGGCAGAAAACCTGCAACTGCTCGAAACATTAAAATCCTATAATCCGAAAACAGAAACACCGGTATCCGCATGA
- the hisB gene encoding bifunctional histidinol-phosphatase/imidazoleglycerol-phosphate dehydratase HisB, with product MKRVLFIDRDGTLIKEVPPTYQVDSLEKVEFYPKVFVNMARIAAELDYELVMVTNQDGLGTDSFPEDTFWPAQHMILKAFENEGVTFSEIFIDRTFPAENAPTRKPGTGMLTRFFTEEYDLANSFVIGDRITDVQLAKNLGAKAIWLNEGNGLGNAEISDDVQALQSVIALESTDWNRIYEFLKLGLRTVTHIRKTNETDITIRMNLDGSGKANIHTGLGFFDHMLDQIARHGSIDLDITANGDLHIDEHHTIEDTGIALGEAIAKGLGDKRGIERYGFCLPMDDCLAQVGIDFGGRNWLVWEAEFKREKIGEMPTEMFFHFFKSFSDGAKANLNIKAEGQNEHHKIEAIFKCFAKAVRMAVKRNPYNMQLPSTKGLL from the coding sequence ATGAAACGAGTGCTCTTCATAGACCGCGATGGTACCCTGATAAAGGAAGTACCGCCTACCTACCAGGTCGACAGCCTGGAAAAAGTGGAGTTTTATCCCAAAGTATTTGTGAACATGGCCCGTATTGCAGCTGAGCTGGATTACGAACTGGTGATGGTTACCAACCAGGATGGCCTGGGTACCGATTCTTTTCCGGAAGATACCTTCTGGCCTGCACAGCATATGATCCTCAAAGCCTTTGAAAATGAAGGCGTGACGTTCAGCGAAATATTCATCGACCGGACTTTCCCGGCAGAGAATGCTCCTACCCGCAAGCCAGGCACAGGCATGCTTACCCGCTTCTTTACGGAAGAGTATGACCTGGCCAATTCTTTCGTGATCGGTGACCGTATCACCGATGTGCAGCTGGCTAAAAACCTGGGCGCCAAAGCTATCTGGCTTAATGAAGGCAATGGCCTTGGCAATGCTGAAATCAGCGACGATGTGCAGGCGCTGCAGTCAGTGATAGCACTGGAGTCTACCGACTGGAACCGTATTTATGAATTCCTGAAGCTGGGCCTCAGAACGGTAACGCATATACGAAAAACAAATGAAACCGATATTACCATCCGGATGAATCTTGACGGCAGTGGTAAGGCCAACATTCACACCGGCCTGGGTTTCTTCGATCATATGCTTGATCAGATCGCCCGCCATGGTTCCATAGACCTCGATATTACCGCCAATGGTGACCTGCACATCGATGAGCACCATACGATAGAAGATACCGGTATTGCGCTGGGAGAAGCCATTGCCAAGGGTTTGGGAGATAAGCGTGGCATCGAAAGATATGGCTTCTGTTTGCCGATGGATGACTGCCTTGCACAGGTGGGCATCGACTTCGGCGGCCGTAACTGGCTGGTATGGGAGGCGGAATTTAAAAGGGAAAAGATAGGGGAGATGCCTACCGAAATGTTCTTCCACTTTTTCAAATCCTTCTCCGACGGAGCAAAAGCTAATCTTAATATCAAAGCAGAAGGACAGAACGAGCATCATAAAATAGAAGCGATCTTTAAATGTTTTGCCAAAGCGGTACGGATGGCAGTAAAACGTAATCCATATAATATGCAGCTGCCAAGTACCAAAGGCTTATTATAG